The Streptomyces sp. NBC_00344 genome includes a window with the following:
- a CDS encoding SulP family inorganic anion transporter, with translation MTTCVSNRPDHRPRFRITGANLSASITVFLIAVPMSLGLAVAIGAPLEAGLLAAAVGGIVAGLLGGSALLVSGPSAGLTVVTAGLIQSYGWRTTCAITVGAGLLQLLLGSLRMARGALAVSPAIVHGTLAGIGVAIALAQLHIVLGGTPQSSAVANALALPGQLSRVSPGAPLVGGLTIAVLVLWPRIPGRPGRALRKIPAALTSVAAATAVAAVAAPDIARVDLPSWSAHLLPEMPHGPALGLITATFTVMLVASLESLLSAVAVDKLTADRPGNTVSRTDLDRELRGQGIANAVSGLLGGMPVSGGAVRGTANVRAGATGRASTVLHGLWMLLAAGLLAIALECVPLAALAALVMVVGVQMVSYAHIRNVHKHREFLVYVATVGGVLLAGVMEGVAIGIAVAVGLALHRLARTRITLEERNSVHRLRARGQLTFLAVPRLSRTLSQVPHGAHAVVELDGSFMDHAAFETLQHWQETHVAQGGRVEVTGRAGTRIAEPPSAAHNCCRPWTPWRNHHCDDHAAQPAPAADSAPDITALKGPGSLRLTSGLSSFQRNTAPLVREELARLAREGQRPSQLFLTCADSRLVTSMITSSGPGDLFTVRNVGNFVPLPGEEASDDSVAAAIEYAVDILGVESITVCGHSGCGAMTALLNTSPDVPQTPLQRWLRHGRPSLERMLNRGHSWARISGRMPDDEIEQLCLTNIIQQLEHLRAHESVARRLTEGKLELHGMYFHVGEAQAYLLADPHELDGVFAQVAPA, from the coding sequence ATGACTACCTGCGTCTCGAACCGCCCTGACCACAGGCCCCGATTCCGCATCACGGGAGCCAATCTGTCCGCCTCGATCACGGTCTTCCTGATTGCCGTCCCCATGTCCCTGGGGCTGGCTGTCGCCATCGGCGCCCCGCTGGAAGCAGGACTGCTTGCGGCCGCCGTGGGCGGCATCGTCGCCGGTCTGCTCGGCGGATCCGCGCTGCTGGTCAGTGGACCCTCCGCCGGTCTGACCGTGGTCACCGCCGGGCTGATCCAGTCCTACGGCTGGCGCACCACCTGTGCCATCACCGTCGGTGCCGGGCTTCTCCAGCTGCTGCTGGGTTCCCTGCGGATGGCCCGCGGCGCACTGGCCGTGTCCCCCGCCATCGTGCACGGCACGCTCGCCGGCATCGGCGTGGCCATCGCACTCGCGCAACTGCATATCGTGCTCGGCGGTACGCCGCAGAGTTCGGCGGTTGCCAACGCACTGGCATTACCCGGGCAGTTGAGCCGTGTCAGCCCGGGCGCACCGCTGGTCGGCGGACTCACCATCGCGGTACTGGTCCTGTGGCCACGAATCCCCGGCCGCCCGGGCAGGGCACTGCGCAAGATCCCCGCCGCACTCACCTCGGTCGCCGCGGCTACCGCAGTGGCCGCGGTCGCGGCCCCTGACATCGCCCGAGTGGATCTGCCTTCCTGGTCGGCACACCTGCTGCCCGAAATGCCGCACGGCCCGGCACTCGGACTGATCACCGCCACATTCACGGTGATGCTGGTGGCGAGCCTCGAGTCACTTCTCTCGGCAGTGGCGGTGGACAAGCTGACGGCGGACCGCCCCGGAAACACCGTCAGCCGTACCGATCTTGACCGTGAGTTGCGAGGGCAGGGGATCGCCAACGCCGTATCCGGGCTACTGGGCGGGATGCCGGTCTCCGGTGGAGCGGTGCGCGGCACGGCGAATGTACGGGCCGGCGCGACCGGCCGCGCCTCCACCGTGCTGCACGGCCTGTGGATGTTGCTCGCCGCGGGACTTCTGGCCATCGCCCTGGAGTGCGTGCCGCTTGCGGCGCTGGCCGCCCTGGTGATGGTCGTCGGCGTCCAGATGGTGAGCTACGCGCACATCCGCAATGTTCACAAGCACCGTGAGTTCCTGGTGTACGTCGCCACCGTTGGCGGGGTGCTGCTCGCCGGCGTGATGGAAGGGGTGGCGATCGGAATCGCGGTCGCGGTCGGACTGGCACTGCACCGCCTGGCCAGGACCCGGATCACCTTGGAGGAGAGAAACAGCGTTCACCGTCTGCGGGCGCGTGGCCAGTTGACCTTCTTGGCGGTGCCACGGCTGAGCCGGACGCTCAGCCAGGTGCCACATGGCGCGCACGCGGTGGTGGAGCTGGACGGTTCGTTCATGGACCATGCCGCTTTCGAGACCCTGCAGCACTGGCAGGAGACCCATGTCGCGCAGGGCGGCCGGGTGGAGGTCACCGGCCGGGCCGGGACACGGATCGCCGAGCCCCCGTCTGCCGCGCACAACTGCTGCAGACCCTGGACGCCATGGCGCAATCACCACTGCGACGACCACGCCGCGCAGCCGGCTCCGGCGGCGGACAGCGCACCTGACATCACAGCGCTCAAAGGACCGGGGAGCCTTCGGCTCACCAGTGGGCTCAGTTCATTCCAGCGCAACACGGCTCCACTGGTGAGAGAGGAGCTGGCCCGGCTCGCCCGCGAGGGGCAGCGGCCCTCGCAGCTGTTTCTCACCTGCGCCGACTCCAGGCTGGTCACCAGCATGATCACATCGAGTGGCCCCGGCGATCTGTTCACTGTGCGCAATGTGGGGAATTTCGTACCACTGCCCGGAGAAGAGGCCTCCGACGACTCGGTGGCGGCGGCGATCGAGTACGCGGTGGACATCCTGGGTGTCGAGTCCATCACCGTATGCGGACACTCCGGCTGTGGAGCGATGACAGCCCTGTTGAACACCTCGCCGGATGTGCCGCAGACACCGTTGCAACGCTGGCTGAGGCACGGACGTCCCAGCCTCGAGCGGATGCTGAACCGGGGTCACTCCTGGGCACGGATCTCCGGGCGGATGCCGGACGACGAGATCGAGCAACTCTGCCTGACCAACATCATCCAGCAGCTGGAACATCTGAGGGCTCACGAGTCGGTGGCAAGACGGCTCACGGAGGGCAAACTGGAGCTGCACGGTATGTACTTCCACGTCGGTGAGGCCCAGGCGTATCTGCTCGCCGATCCCCATGAACTGGACGGGGTCTTCGCCCAGGTGGCTCCCGCCTGA
- a CDS encoding alpha/beta fold hydrolase: protein MTASAESGSVVRLDGPWIHRDVAANGARFHITEAGDGPLVLLLHGFPQFWWTWRHQLTALADAGFRAVAMDLRGVGGSDRTPRGYDPANLALDITGVIRSLGEPDAALVGHDLGGYLAWTAAVMRPKLVRRLAVASMPHPRRWRSAMLSDFGQSRSGSYIWGFQRPWLPERQLTADDAALVGRLVREWSGPARPDDNAVDMYRRAMSIPSTAHCSIEPYRWMVRSLARPDGIQFNRRMKRPVRVPTLHLHGSLDPVMRTRSAAGSGQYVEAPYRWRLFDGLGHFPQEEDPAAFSAELINWLRDPEPDR, encoded by the coding sequence ATGACCGCTTCTGCCGAATCGGGCTCCGTCGTACGTCTCGACGGGCCCTGGATCCACCGCGATGTCGCGGCCAATGGTGCCCGCTTTCACATCACGGAGGCCGGTGACGGACCGCTCGTACTGCTCCTGCACGGGTTCCCGCAGTTCTGGTGGACCTGGCGGCATCAGCTGACGGCGCTCGCCGACGCCGGATTCCGTGCGGTGGCCATGGATCTGCGGGGTGTGGGCGGCAGCGACCGTACGCCCCGGGGATACGACCCCGCCAACCTCGCTCTCGACATCACCGGGGTGATCCGTTCCCTCGGCGAGCCCGATGCCGCGCTGGTCGGGCACGATCTGGGCGGCTATCTGGCATGGACGGCTGCCGTGATGCGGCCGAAGCTGGTGCGCCGACTGGCCGTGGCCTCGATGCCCCACCCGCGGCGCTGGCGCTCCGCGATGCTGTCGGACTTCGGCCAGAGCAGGTCCGGGTCCTACATCTGGGGGTTCCAGCGGCCCTGGCTGCCGGAGCGTCAGCTCACCGCCGACGACGCGGCTCTGGTGGGCCGCCTGGTACGTGAGTGGTCGGGGCCCGCGCGGCCCGATGACAACGCGGTGGACATGTACCGGCGGGCGATGTCGATCCCTTCGACGGCCCATTGTTCGATCGAGCCGTACCGGTGGATGGTGCGCTCGCTGGCGCGTCCCGACGGCATCCAGTTCAACCGGCGGATGAAGCGCCCGGTCCGGGTTCCGACGCTGCATCTGCACGGATCGCTCGACCCGGTGATGCGCACCCGCAGTGCGGCAGGGTCGGGGCAGTACGTCGAAGCGCCGTATCGCTGGCGGCTGTTCGACGGCCTGGGGCACTTCCCGCAGGAGGAGGACCCCGCCGCCTTCTCGGCAGAGCTCATCAACTGGCTCAGGGATCCGGAACCTGACCGGTGA
- a CDS encoding oxidoreductase, with protein sequence MTAFSRRAAAGSQATPPDASDPLAALGQLPGVGDAVDSVRKAVDQVYGHRVMRRRSSEVTAEAALRGSRGSAALAGADWALEEVRRRTDFSGEPEARTVGAALRLSAEAGQLLSIWRQSPLRVLARLHLVAAADSGDTVGRPRLAGEKADEPLIELPLPGAEEVAVRLEGLSQLVIRGSSAPALVTAAVVHGELLALRPFGSCNGLVARGAERIVLIGSGLDPKSICPAEVGHAELGRAAYVAALDGYVSGTPEGMAAWIVHCGRAVELGVRESTAVCEAMQRGAA encoded by the coding sequence ATGACTGCGTTCTCCCGGAGGGCAGCCGCCGGATCCCAGGCGACTCCTCCCGATGCTTCAGATCCTCTCGCCGCACTGGGCCAGCTGCCTGGTGTCGGTGACGCCGTGGACTCCGTGCGCAAGGCCGTGGACCAGGTGTACGGGCACAGAGTCATGCGGCGGCGCAGTAGTGAGGTGACGGCGGAAGCGGCTCTGCGTGGGTCGCGCGGCTCAGCAGCCCTGGCTGGAGCGGACTGGGCGCTCGAAGAGGTACGCAGGCGCACTGACTTCAGCGGCGAGCCCGAGGCGCGTACCGTCGGCGCCGCTCTGCGGTTGTCTGCCGAGGCGGGGCAGCTGCTGTCCATCTGGCGCCAGTCCCCGCTGCGCGTGCTGGCGCGGCTGCACCTGGTGGCCGCGGCCGATTCCGGCGACACGGTGGGCCGCCCGCGGCTGGCGGGAGAAAAGGCGGACGAGCCGCTGATTGAGCTCCCTCTCCCCGGCGCCGAAGAAGTGGCTGTAAGGCTGGAGGGTCTGTCTCAACTGGTCATCCGCGGAAGTTCGGCCCCGGCGTTGGTGACGGCGGCCGTCGTGCACGGCGAACTGCTGGCTCTGCGGCCCTTCGGGTCGTGCAACGGCCTGGTCGCGAGGGGAGCCGAGCGGATCGTGCTGATCGGCAGCGGCCTGGATCCCAAGTCGATCTGTCCTGCGGAGGTCGGCCACGCGGAACTCGGACGGGCGGCCTACGTCGCGGCGCTGGACGGTTACGTGTCGGGAACGCCAGAGGGTATGGCGGCGTGGATCGTGCACTGCGGACGCGCGGTGGAACTGGGGGTCCGGGAGTCCACTGCCGTGTGTGAGGCGATGCAGCGCGGCGCGGCGTAG
- a CDS encoding phage holin family protein, producing the protein MSHPSRPVGTAERSLGQLVASATAEMSALMHDEIALAKAELRQDVKRGATGGAAISVAGVFALFSLPVLSFAAAYGIHNLGMGLAWSFLIVGGAFLLLAGILSLLAVNRFKKVKPPEKTIASAKETAAVLQGVKPHPRPALERAIVDGGPNGNANATPAVTDRAAAVARSSA; encoded by the coding sequence ATGAGCCACCCCAGCCGCCCTGTCGGCACCGCCGAGCGCAGTCTCGGCCAGTTGGTCGCATCGGCGACCGCCGAGATGTCCGCCCTGATGCACGATGAAATCGCCTTGGCCAAGGCCGAACTGCGCCAGGACGTCAAGCGGGGAGCCACCGGCGGAGCCGCGATCTCCGTAGCAGGAGTGTTCGCACTGTTCTCCCTGCCGGTACTGAGCTTCGCCGCCGCGTACGGCATCCACAATCTGGGCATGGGCCTTGCCTGGTCGTTCCTGATCGTGGGCGGAGCGTTCCTGCTGCTTGCCGGAATCCTCTCGCTGCTCGCCGTCAACAGGTTCAAGAAGGTCAAGCCGCCGGAGAAGACCATCGCGTCGGCCAAGGAGACGGCGGCCGTGCTCCAGGGAGTCAAGCCGCATCCCCGCCCCGCCCTGGAGAGGGCAATCGTGGACGGCGGTCCGAACGGAAACGCGAACGCCACCCCGGCGGTAACCGACAGGGCTGCGGCTGTGGCACGCTCGTCTGCATGA
- the nhaA gene encoding Na+/H+ antiporter NhaA — MAAPDPKPSSSPDPSSSSSSSSSSSRTFLGRLPLPERTYLAEALRTETVGGVLLLIAAVVALIWANTPLSDSYRSVGAFHIGPVELGLHLSVEHWAADGLIAIFFFVAGIELKRELVAGELRDPRRAALPVIAALCGMVTPALVYALVNTIGEGSMDGWAVPTATDIAFALAVLAVIGTSLPSALRAFLLTLAVVDDLFAILIIAVFFTEDIDLAALGGAALALAAFWLLLRMNVHGWYIYVPLALIIWGLMYNSGVHATVAGVAMGLMLRCTRREGETRSPGEYIEHLVRPFSAAIAVPLFALFAAGVPVSGSALVDVFSSPETLGVVLGLVVGKTVGIFGGTWLTARFTRAELNKELAWPDVFAVSALAGIGFTVSLLIGELAFAGNSTLTGEVKASVLLGSLIAAVFSSVLLRLRNRRYRALHDSEGEPAEPPAGRHPAAPPP, encoded by the coding sequence GTGGCCGCGCCCGACCCGAAACCGAGCTCGAGCCCAGACCCCAGCTCCAGCTCCAGCTCCAGCTCCAGCTCCAGCCGGACATTCCTCGGTCGCCTCCCGCTCCCCGAACGGACCTATCTCGCGGAAGCGCTGCGCACCGAAACCGTCGGTGGCGTGCTGCTGCTGATCGCTGCGGTCGTTGCCCTGATCTGGGCCAACACCCCTTTGAGTGACAGCTATCGATCGGTCGGTGCCTTCCATATCGGCCCCGTTGAGCTGGGGCTGCATCTCTCCGTGGAGCACTGGGCAGCCGACGGGCTGATCGCGATCTTCTTTTTCGTTGCCGGGATCGAACTCAAACGCGAACTGGTCGCGGGTGAGCTACGGGATCCCAGGCGGGCCGCACTGCCCGTCATCGCGGCGCTCTGTGGGATGGTCACGCCAGCCCTCGTGTATGCGCTGGTCAACACCATCGGTGAGGGTTCGATGGACGGCTGGGCGGTGCCGACTGCAACCGATATCGCGTTCGCGCTCGCCGTCCTCGCAGTGATCGGAACGTCGCTGCCGTCGGCGTTGCGCGCGTTTCTGCTGACGCTTGCCGTCGTCGACGATCTGTTCGCCATCCTGATCATCGCGGTGTTCTTCACCGAAGACATCGATCTCGCCGCACTCGGCGGCGCCGCACTCGCCCTGGCCGCTTTCTGGCTGCTGCTCCGTATGAACGTGCACGGCTGGTACATCTACGTCCCGCTCGCCCTGATCATCTGGGGTCTGATGTACAACAGCGGAGTACACGCCACCGTCGCCGGCGTCGCCATGGGTCTGATGCTCCGCTGCACCCGCCGCGAAGGCGAGACTCGTTCTCCCGGTGAGTACATCGAACATCTGGTCCGCCCGTTCTCGGCCGCGATCGCAGTACCTCTGTTCGCGCTGTTCGCCGCCGGGGTACCCGTCTCGGGCAGCGCGCTCGTCGATGTGTTCAGCAGTCCGGAGACCCTGGGCGTGGTGCTGGGGCTGGTCGTCGGCAAGACCGTCGGCATCTTCGGCGGTACCTGGCTGACCGCGCGTTTCACGAGGGCAGAGCTCAACAAGGAGCTGGCCTGGCCCGATGTGTTCGCCGTGTCGGCACTCGCCGGGATCGGATTCACCGTCTCGCTGCTCATCGGAGAACTCGCCTTCGCCGGAAACAGCACCCTGACCGGTGAGGTCAAGGCGTCCGTGCTGCTGGGTTCGCTGATCGCTGCCGTGTTCTCTTCCGTACTGCTGAGATTGCGTAACCGCCGGTACCGCGCACTCCACGACAGTGAGGGCGAACCCGCAGAACCTCCGGCGGGGCGGCACCCCGCAGCGCCTCCCCCCTGA
- the acs gene encoding acetate--CoA ligase: MSNESLANLLKEERRFMPPTELAANANVTAAAYEQAAADRLGFWADQARRLSWATEPTETLDWSNPPFAKWFADGELNVAYNCVDRHVEAGNGDRVAIHFEGEPGDSRSITYAQLKDEVSQAANALVELGIAKGDRVAVYLPMIPEAVVAMLACARIGAAHSVVFGGFSADAVASRIQDADAKLVITSDGGYRRGKPSALKPAIDEAVAKCPQVEHVLVVRRTGQDTTWTEGRDVWWDEFVARQSTEHTPEAFEAEHPLFILYTSGTTGKPKGILHTSGGYLTQTAYTHHAVFDLKPETDVYWCTADIGWVTGHSYIVYGPLANGATQVIYEGTPDTPHQGRFWEIVQKYGVSILYTAPTAIRTFMKWGDDIPAKFDLSSLRVLGSVGEPINPEAWMWYRKNIGADKCPIVDTWWQTETGAMMISPLPGVTATKPGSAQRALPGISATVVDDEAREVPDGGGGYLVLTEPWPSMLRTIWGDDQRFLDTYWSRFEGKYFAGDGAKKDTDGDLWLLGRVDDVMLVSGHNISTTEVESALVSHPAVAEAAVVGAADETTGQAIVGFVILRGTAAESDDLSTELRNHVGAVLGPIAKPKRVLPVAELPKTRSGKIMRRLLRDVAENRELGDVTTLTDSTVMDLIQTKLPSASSED, encoded by the coding sequence GTGAGCAACGAAAGCTTGGCCAACCTGCTCAAGGAGGAGCGGCGCTTCATGCCGCCCACCGAGCTGGCCGCGAACGCCAACGTGACCGCGGCGGCGTACGAGCAGGCAGCAGCGGACCGGCTGGGTTTCTGGGCTGATCAGGCCAGGCGGCTGAGCTGGGCCACCGAGCCCACCGAGACGCTCGACTGGTCCAACCCGCCGTTCGCGAAGTGGTTCGCCGACGGTGAGCTCAACGTCGCCTACAACTGCGTCGACCGGCACGTCGAGGCCGGCAACGGCGACCGTGTCGCCATCCACTTCGAGGGTGAGCCCGGCGACAGCCGGTCGATCACCTACGCGCAGCTCAAGGACGAGGTGTCGCAGGCCGCGAATGCTCTCGTCGAGCTGGGGATCGCCAAGGGTGACCGGGTCGCGGTCTATCTGCCGATGATCCCGGAAGCCGTTGTGGCGATGCTCGCCTGCGCCCGTATCGGTGCCGCGCACTCGGTGGTCTTCGGCGGCTTCTCCGCCGACGCCGTCGCCTCCCGCATCCAGGACGCCGACGCCAAACTGGTCATCACATCCGACGGCGGCTACCGGCGCGGGAAGCCTTCCGCGCTGAAGCCGGCGATCGACGAGGCGGTCGCGAAGTGCCCGCAGGTCGAGCATGTGCTCGTGGTCCGGCGCACCGGCCAGGACACCACGTGGACCGAGGGCCGGGACGTGTGGTGGGACGAGTTCGTGGCGCGTCAGTCCACCGAGCACACCCCGGAGGCATTCGAGGCGGAGCACCCGCTGTTCATCCTCTACACCTCGGGCACGACGGGGAAGCCGAAGGGGATTCTGCACACCTCAGGCGGCTATCTGACCCAGACCGCGTACACCCACCATGCGGTCTTCGACCTGAAGCCGGAGACCGATGTCTACTGGTGCACGGCCGACATCGGCTGGGTGACCGGCCACTCGTACATCGTGTACGGGCCGCTCGCCAACGGTGCGACCCAGGTCATCTACGAGGGCACCCCGGACACCCCGCACCAGGGCCGGTTCTGGGAGATCGTCCAGAAGTACGGTGTCTCGATCCTCTACACCGCGCCGACCGCGATCCGTACGTTCATGAAGTGGGGAGACGACATCCCCGCCAAGTTCGACCTGTCGTCGCTGCGGGTCCTCGGGTCGGTCGGTGAGCCGATCAACCCCGAGGCCTGGATGTGGTACCGGAAGAACATCGGCGCCGACAAGTGCCCCATCGTGGACACCTGGTGGCAGACCGAGACCGGGGCGATGATGATCTCGCCGCTGCCGGGCGTGACGGCCACCAAGCCCGGATCGGCTCAGCGCGCGCTGCCCGGCATCTCCGCCACCGTCGTCGATGACGAGGCCCGCGAAGTACCGGACGGTGGTGGTGGCTATCTCGTACTGACCGAGCCATGGCCGTCGATGCTCCGCACCATCTGGGGCGACGACCAGCGCTTCCTCGACACGTACTGGTCACGCTTCGAGGGCAAGTACTTCGCAGGCGACGGCGCCAAGAAGGACACCGACGGCGACCTCTGGCTGCTGGGCCGGGTCGACGACGTGATGCTGGTGTCCGGACACAACATCTCGACCACCGAGGTCGAGTCCGCGCTCGTCTCGCACCCGGCAGTCGCAGAGGCGGCGGTCGTCGGCGCCGCCGACGAGACCACGGGACAGGCGATCGTGGGCTTCGTGATCCTGCGGGGTACGGCTGCGGAATCCGACGATCTGTCCACGGAGCTCCGCAATCACGTGGGTGCGGTGCTCGGGCCGATCGCCAAGCCCAAGCGGGTTCTGCCGGTGGCCGAACTGCCCAAGACACGGTCCGGGAAGATCATGCGGCGCCTGCTGCGGGATGTCGCAGAGAACCGTGAACTGGGCGATGTCACCACGCTCACGGACTCCACGGTGATGGATCTGATCCAGACGAAGCTGCCCAGCGCGTCCAGCGAGGACTGA
- a CDS encoding HAD family hydrolase: MLGVVENHSSPRTAAFFDLDKTVIAKSSTLTFSKSFYQGGLINRRAVLRTAYAQFVFLAGGADHDQMERMRAYLSALCKGWNVQQVKEIVAETLHDLIDPIIYDEAASLIEEHHTAGRDVVIVSTSGAEVVEPIGELLGADRVVATRMVVGTDGCFTGEVEYYAYGPTKAEAVKELAESEGYDLSRCYAYSDSATDVPMLESVGHPHAVNPDRALRREAMSRDWPILVFNRPVRLKQRLPALRMPTRPALVAAAAVGAAAATAGLVWYANRGSRAGRRRGSFARI; encoded by the coding sequence ATGCTCGGCGTTGTGGAAAACCACTCGTCGCCTCGCACAGCCGCCTTCTTTGACCTCGACAAGACGGTCATCGCCAAGTCGTCGACGCTGACCTTCAGCAAGTCGTTCTACCAGGGCGGGCTGATCAACCGCCGTGCCGTACTGCGCACTGCCTACGCCCAGTTCGTATTCCTCGCCGGTGGCGCGGATCATGACCAGATGGAGCGGATGCGTGCGTATCTCTCCGCCCTCTGCAAGGGCTGGAACGTCCAGCAGGTCAAGGAGATCGTGGCCGAGACACTGCACGATCTGATCGACCCGATCATCTACGACGAAGCCGCCTCGCTCATCGAGGAGCATCACACCGCCGGCCGGGATGTGGTGATCGTCTCCACTTCGGGCGCGGAGGTGGTCGAGCCCATCGGAGAACTCCTCGGCGCGGACCGCGTCGTCGCCACCCGGATGGTGGTGGGCACGGACGGCTGCTTCACGGGTGAAGTGGAGTATTACGCGTATGGCCCGACCAAAGCCGAGGCCGTCAAAGAGCTCGCCGAGTCCGAGGGGTACGACCTGTCACGCTGCTACGCGTACAGCGACTCGGCGACCGATGTCCCGATGCTCGAGTCGGTGGGCCACCCCCACGCTGTCAACCCCGACCGGGCGCTACGCAGGGAAGCGATGTCGAGGGATTGGCCGATTCTCGTCTTCAACCGTCCGGTCAGGCTGAAGCAGCGGCTGCCGGCACTGCGGATGCCGACTCGCCCCGCGCTGGTCGCCGCGGCCGCCGTCGGCGCGGCAGCGGCTACCGCCGGCCTTGTCTGGTACGCGAACAGAGGCAGCCGAGCAGGTCGGCGACGTGGCAGCTTTGCCCGCATTTGA
- a CDS encoding ATP-binding protein, with product MKIAFVGKGGSGKTTLSSLFIRHLTANEAPVLAVDADINQHLGAALGLEDQASAALPAMGAHLPLIKDYLRGTNPRITSAETMIKTTPPGEGSRLLRVCEDNPVYDACARPVSLDDGEIKLMATGPFTEADLGVACYHSKVGAVELCLNHLVDGPEEFVVIDMTAGSDSFASGMFTRFDLTFLVAEPTRKGVSVYRQYKEYARDFGVGLKVVGNKVRDADDLEFLRTEIGEDLLVTLGHSDWVRAMEKGRPPRFELLEAGNRLALQALQDAAEDSYADRDWERYTRQMVHFHLRNAESWGNEKTGADLAAQVDPTFVLGERYAEAASAS from the coding sequence ATGAAGATCGCTTTCGTAGGGAAGGGCGGCAGCGGCAAGACCACGCTGTCCTCTCTCTTCATCCGCCACCTGACCGCCAACGAGGCGCCCGTCCTCGCCGTGGATGCGGATATCAATCAGCATCTGGGTGCCGCCCTCGGGCTCGAAGACCAGGCGTCCGCCGCGCTGCCGGCGATGGGGGCACACCTGCCGCTGATCAAGGACTATCTGCGCGGCACCAACCCCCGTATCACCTCAGCAGAAACGATGATCAAAACCACGCCACCCGGCGAGGGGTCGCGGTTGCTCCGGGTCTGTGAGGACAATCCGGTGTACGACGCCTGTGCACGCCCGGTCTCGCTTGACGACGGTGAGATCAAACTGATGGCGACGGGGCCTTTCACCGAGGCCGATCTGGGCGTGGCCTGCTACCACTCCAAGGTCGGCGCGGTCGAGCTCTGCCTCAACCATCTCGTTGACGGGCCCGAGGAGTTCGTGGTCATCGACATGACCGCCGGTTCGGACTCGTTCGCCTCCGGTATGTTCACGCGTTTCGACCTGACCTTCCTGGTGGCCGAGCCCACCAGGAAGGGTGTCTCCGTGTACCGCCAGTACAAGGAGTACGCGCGCGACTTCGGCGTCGGGCTCAAGGTTGTCGGGAACAAGGTGCGGGACGCCGATGACCTGGAATTCCTGCGCACCGAGATCGGCGAGGACCTGCTCGTCACCCTCGGCCACTCGGACTGGGTCCGGGCGATGGAGAAGGGCCGCCCGCCTCGCTTCGAGTTGCTCGAAGCCGGTAACCGGCTGGCCCTCCAGGCTCTGCAGGATGCAGCCGAGGACAGCTACGCCGACCGCGACTGGGAGCGCTACACCCGTCAGATGGTGCACTTCCATCTGCGGAACGCGGAGAGCTGGGGGAACGAGAAGACAGGTGCCGATCTAGCCGCCCAAGTCGATCCCACCTTCGTCCTCGGTGAACGCTATGCCGAGGCGGCTTCCGCTTCTTGA